From a single Bacillus sp. (in: firmicutes) genomic region:
- a CDS encoding thiamine diphosphokinase, translating to MIIHIVGGGPKHFYPPLGPYDGSSVVWVGVDRGVKRLLDEKITPHVAFGDFDSVTENEWEEINQAVSHIKKFVPEKDETDMELALNWAIRQQPERVRIFGATGGRLDHFMANVQLLTLDSVLRLEGKVELIDDQNIIAVYPPGEYRLPIIHDKKYVSFLPLTPTVKQLSLQGFKYPLHQRDIFMGSTLTISNELKEDYGTFSFTEGILMMIRSNDL from the coding sequence GTGATTATCCATATTGTTGGTGGAGGTCCGAAGCATTTTTATCCGCCGCTGGGGCCATATGATGGTTCCTCCGTTGTTTGGGTTGGAGTAGATCGTGGTGTTAAACGGTTATTAGATGAGAAAATCACACCGCATGTTGCTTTTGGAGATTTTGATTCAGTCACGGAAAATGAATGGGAGGAAATTAATCAGGCTGTTTCTCATATTAAAAAATTTGTACCTGAAAAAGATGAAACAGATATGGAATTAGCATTAAATTGGGCTATCAGGCAGCAGCCGGAACGAGTTCGTATTTTTGGGGCAACAGGTGGCCGGCTAGACCATTTCATGGCGAACGTCCAACTGTTAACCTTGGATTCCGTTTTACGTTTGGAAGGAAAAGTGGAACTCATTGATGACCAAAATATCATTGCTGTTTATCCGCCAGGGGAATATCGATTACCTATCATCCATGATAAAAAATATGTTTCGTTTCTCCCGCTTACACCAACGGTTAAGCAATTATCTTTACAAGGTTTTAAGTATCCTCTTCATCAAAGAGACATCTTCATGGGTTCGACATTAACGATTAGTAATGAACTAAAAGAAGATTATGGTACTTTTTCGTTTACTGAGGGCATATTAATGATGATAAGAAGTAACGACCTTTGA
- a CDS encoding 50S ribosomal protein L28 has protein sequence MPKKCVITGRKTRSGNSRSHAMNATKRTWGANLQKVRILVDGKPKRVWVSARALKSGKVERV, from the coding sequence ATGCCAAAAAAATGTGTAATCACTGGTCGTAAAACTCGTTCCGGTAACTCTCGCTCCCACGCAATGAACGCAACAAAGCGCACTTGGGGAGCTAACCTTCAAAAAGTTCGCATTCTTGTAGATGGTAAACCAAAACGTGTTTGGGTTTCTGCAAGAGCATTAAAATCAGGTAAAGTTGAGCGTGTGTAA
- a CDS encoding Stp1/IreP family PP2C-type Ser/Thr phosphatase — protein sequence MRSASGKGAERRNEVRSLRAVYYTDRGKVRQLNEDNGGIFRNSYGDVLAIVADGMGGHQAGEVASEMTISLLQQQWEATTEPFETPQMAEQWLNEQIKYVNDKVFEYSTSHKECEGMGTTLVAAICTEKFVTIAHIGDSRGYIYNEQGIRQLTEDHSLVNELVRTGQISKEDAEHHPRKNILLRALGTEEKVEVELKTIAFEEGDFLLLCSDGLSNKVTEDEIRHILDDKISIEEKGKTLIQMANDNGGEDNITLVIIEFAADSESG from the coding sequence ATGCGGTCAGCTTCGGGCAAAGGAGCGGAAAGAAGAAACGAGGTGAGGAGCTTGCGGGCAGTTTATTATACAGACCGTGGGAAAGTGCGCCAATTAAATGAAGATAATGGAGGCATATTCCGAAATTCATATGGAGACGTGTTAGCGATTGTCGCTGATGGAATGGGAGGGCACCAAGCAGGGGAAGTCGCCAGTGAAATGACGATTTCCCTTTTGCAACAACAATGGGAGGCAACGACTGAACCATTTGAAACTCCACAGATGGCTGAACAATGGTTAAATGAGCAAATCAAATATGTGAATGATAAAGTATTTGAATATTCAACAAGCCATAAAGAATGCGAAGGAATGGGAACAACGTTAGTGGCCGCCATATGTACTGAAAAGTTTGTGACAATTGCCCATATTGGGGATAGTCGCGGGTACATATATAATGAACAAGGGATTCGTCAATTAACGGAAGATCATTCTCTAGTAAACGAACTCGTCCGAACTGGTCAAATCAGTAAAGAAGATGCCGAGCATCACCCGCGTAAAAATATCCTGTTAAGAGCTTTAGGTACCGAGGAAAAAGTCGAAGTCGAACTTAAAACAATTGCATTTGAAGAAGGGGATTTTTTACTTCTCTGTTCGGATGGATTGTCTAATAAAGTGACGGAAGACGAAATACGTCATATTTTGGATGATAAGATATCCATTGAGGAAAAGGGCAAAACGTTAATCCAAATGGCAAACGATAACGGTGGGGAAGATAATATTACCCTTGTCATTATTGAATTCGCAGCTGATAGTGAGAGCGGGTGA
- a CDS encoding ribulose-phosphate 3-epimerase, whose translation MIKIAPSILSANFAKLGEEIVDVERGGADYIHVDVMDGHFVPNITLGPQIVEAIRPITKLPLDVHLMIEQPDRYLDSFAKAGADYISVHVEACSHLHRTIQHIKSLGVKAGVVLNPHTPVEMIQHIIHDVDLVLLMTVNPGFGGQSFIQTVLPKIRQVKHFVDQNGLDVEIEVDGGVNEQTAKLCVEAGANVLVAGSAVYNQENRAKAIDAIRQSALSALNK comes from the coding sequence ATGATCAAAATCGCTCCGTCTATTTTGTCCGCTAATTTTGCGAAACTTGGAGAAGAAATCGTCGATGTGGAACGAGGTGGAGCAGATTATATCCACGTAGACGTAATGGACGGACATTTTGTTCCTAATATTACGTTAGGACCTCAAATCGTGGAGGCGATCCGTCCTATTACGAAGTTACCACTTGATGTCCATTTAATGATTGAACAACCTGACCGTTATTTAGATTCATTTGCAAAAGCAGGTGCTGATTACATATCAGTACACGTGGAAGCCTGTTCACATTTACACCGGACCATTCAACATATCAAATCATTAGGGGTAAAAGCTGGGGTGGTGTTAAATCCCCATACCCCTGTGGAAATGATTCAACATATTATTCACGATGTCGATCTTGTCCTATTAATGACGGTAAATCCTGGGTTTGGCGGACAATCATTTATCCAAACGGTGTTACCAAAAATCCGTCAAGTTAAACATTTTGTTGATCAAAATGGACTAGATGTTGAAATCGAAGTCGATGGTGGAGTGAATGAGCAAACGGCTAAATTGTGTGTTGAAGCGGGAGCTAACGTGTTAGTTGCTGGTTCTGCCGTGTATAATCAAGAAAATAGAGCAAAAGCAATTGATGCGATCCGACAATCAGCTTTAAGTGCATTAAATAAATAA
- the rsgA gene encoding ribosome small subunit-dependent GTPase A, translating into MAEGKIVKALSGFYYVKEGQTVYQCRGRGVFRKKNVTPLVGDYVVFQAENEQEGYLLEIKERKNELVRPPIANVDQGILVFSAVEPDFSPILLDRFLVLVESKDIMPIIVITKMDLLDETTKEQLEQYVQDYRHIGYNVIKTSIKTSDGIKELLPLLDGKVSVFAGQSGVGKSSLLNAIRPELQLKTGAISHHLGRGKHTTRHVELIEIGNGLVADTPGFSSLEFIDIEAADLNLYFPEMVKWSEGCKFRGCQHINEPKCAVKEAVQAGDIPVYRYEHYLQFYEEIKDRKPRF; encoded by the coding sequence ATGGCCGAAGGAAAAATTGTAAAAGCACTTAGCGGGTTTTATTATGTAAAAGAGGGGCAAACCGTTTATCAATGTCGCGGAAGAGGAGTGTTTCGTAAGAAAAACGTCACTCCTCTCGTTGGAGATTATGTTGTTTTTCAAGCAGAAAATGAACAAGAAGGTTACCTTTTAGAAATTAAAGAACGAAAAAATGAGCTAGTTCGCCCTCCTATTGCGAACGTAGACCAAGGAATTTTAGTGTTTTCAGCTGTCGAACCGGACTTTAGTCCAATTCTTTTAGATCGGTTTCTAGTTCTTGTTGAATCCAAAGATATCATGCCTATTATCGTCATTACAAAAATGGATTTACTCGATGAGACAACTAAAGAACAGCTTGAGCAATATGTACAAGATTATCGACATATTGGGTACAACGTGATTAAAACTTCGATTAAAACGTCAGATGGAATCAAAGAATTACTCCCACTTTTAGACGGAAAAGTGTCTGTATTTGCTGGTCAATCAGGGGTTGGGAAATCGTCTTTATTAAACGCGATACGTCCTGAGTTACAATTAAAAACAGGGGCGATTTCTCACCATTTAGGTCGAGGAAAACATACGACGCGACATGTCGAACTAATTGAAATTGGAAACGGCTTAGTAGCTGATACTCCTGGATTTAGTTCTCTAGAATTTATCGATATTGAAGCCGCCGATTTGAACCTTTACTTCCCTGAAATGGTGAAATGGAGTGAAGGATGTAAGTTTCGGGGATGCCAGCACATTAATGAGCCGAAATGTGCGGTAAAAGAAGCGGTGCAAGCAGGAGATATTCCTGTTTACCGTTATGAGCATTACTTGCAATTTTACGAAGAAATTAAAGACAGAAAGCCGAGGTTTTAA
- the spoVM gene encoding stage V sporulation protein SpoVM: MKFYTIKLPKFLGGIVRAMLGTFKKG; the protein is encoded by the coding sequence ATGAAATTTTATACAATTAAATTACCTAAATTTCTTGGAGGCATTGTTCGAGCAATGTTAGGAACCTTTAAAAAAGGATAA
- the rlmN gene encoding 23S rRNA (adenine(2503)-C(2))-methyltransferase RlmN, with product MESTTVKQRKVLQKSEKPSIYSFQLTELKEWLKDNGEKAFRAEQIYEWLYKKRVTSFDEMTNLSKSLREKLAEQFSITTLKTIVKQTSQDGTIKFLFELHDGYSIETVLMRHNYGNSVCVTTQVGCRIGCTFCASTLGGLKRNLEAGEIVAQVVNVQKALDEAGERVSHVVIMGIGEPFDNYDEMMAFLKIINHEKGLHIGARHITVSTSGIIPKIYQFAEEQLQINFAISLHAPNTELRTKLMPINKAYKLPDLIDAVKYYIEKTGRRVSFEYGLFGGVNDQVEHAEKLAQLIKGLKCHVNLIPVNYVPERNYVRTPRNQIFTFERTLKKHGINVTIRREHGHDIDAACGQLRAKERKEETR from the coding sequence ATGGAATCAACCACGGTAAAACAACGGAAAGTCCTACAAAAATCAGAAAAGCCATCCATTTACTCTTTTCAGCTTACAGAACTAAAAGAGTGGTTAAAAGATAATGGAGAAAAGGCCTTTCGGGCCGAGCAAATTTACGAATGGTTGTATAAAAAACGGGTCACTTCGTTTGATGAAATGACGAACTTATCAAAGAGCTTGCGGGAAAAGTTAGCGGAACAGTTTTCTATCACTACGTTAAAAACGATCGTTAAACAAACTTCTCAAGATGGGACAATCAAATTTTTATTTGAATTGCATGACGGATATTCGATTGAAACGGTGTTAATGCGTCACAATTACGGTAACTCCGTTTGTGTGACAACACAAGTGGGATGTCGCATCGGTTGTACATTTTGTGCTTCTACATTAGGTGGTCTAAAACGGAACTTAGAAGCTGGGGAGATTGTTGCCCAAGTGGTAAACGTTCAAAAAGCACTAGATGAAGCAGGAGAACGGGTCAGCCATGTCGTAATTATGGGAATTGGTGAACCTTTTGATAATTATGATGAAATGATGGCCTTCTTAAAAATTATTAACCATGAGAAAGGTTTACACATTGGTGCACGTCACATCACGGTCTCAACAAGTGGAATCATTCCTAAGATTTATCAATTCGCGGAGGAACAATTACAAATTAATTTTGCGATTTCACTGCATGCCCCAAATACAGAATTACGTACAAAATTAATGCCAATTAATAAAGCGTATAAACTCCCAGATTTAATAGATGCAGTGAAATATTATATTGAAAAAACTGGTCGTAGAGTTAGTTTCGAATATGGCCTATTTGGTGGCGTTAACGACCAAGTCGAACATGCTGAAAAATTAGCCCAGTTAATTAAAGGTTTAAAATGTCACGTAAACTTAATTCCTGTAAACTATGTTCCGGAGCGAAATTATGTCCGAACGCCACGAAATCAAATATTTACATTTGAACGCACGTTGAAAAAACATGGTATTAATGTAACGATTCGTCGCGAACATGGGCACGATATTGATGCCGCATGCGGTCAGCTTCGGGCAAAGGAGCGGAAAGAAGAAACGAGGTGA
- the pknB gene encoding Stk1 family PASTA domain-containing Ser/Thr kinase yields MLIGKRLSGRYKILDMIGGGGMANVYLARDVILERDVAVKILRLDFASEEEFIRRFQREAQSATSLAHPNIVNIYDVGEENDIYYIVMEYVDGLTLKQYIQKHHPISVEKVLDIMLQLTSAVAHAHQNHIVHRDIKPQNILIDRNGNVKITDFGIAMALSATTITQTNSVLGSVHYLSPEQARGGMATKKSDIYSLGIVMFELLTGRLPFSGESAVSIALKHLQSNIPSPRRWNESIPQSVENIVIRATAKDPFQRYESAEEMAEDLRTALEPERLNEPKFIIPEDEEATKAIPIISSETTTPSLDETIVHHKNGEGKLGKQEKAKKKKRKKWPWFLFFFLIVLSLLGVLALTVLPDWLGPDEIEVPDLTGEELDNAISTLISLGFEVGDTTETPSNEIEKGKVIKTAPNAGKVVKEGTVVDLFISSGKETIRLVDFTGRSYEQVETFLKSQGFRSVTKKEVHHHQPEGTIVGQSPEPNTEVVPEETDIEFTVSIGPEKIVLKDLTNFNLQNLNAYAEATGLVINIVEEKYDDEVPIGFVISQSPEPGTELDKGDEVKVVVSKGKEEIPPKQVFREITIPYDAEPLGTPQEIQIFIEDINHSMTEPYETFYITETVKKRLEFFIAPGEKAGFKVIKDRNVIMDEVIPYPEEE; encoded by the coding sequence ATGTTAATTGGTAAACGACTCAGTGGACGATATAAAATCTTAGACATGATCGGTGGCGGAGGAATGGCCAACGTCTACTTAGCAAGGGACGTTATTTTAGAACGGGATGTTGCCGTGAAAATTTTGCGATTAGACTTTGCAAGCGAAGAAGAGTTTATACGGCGTTTTCAACGGGAAGCACAATCAGCCACCAGTCTAGCTCATCCAAACATCGTTAACATTTATGATGTTGGTGAGGAAAATGATATTTACTACATCGTCATGGAATACGTTGATGGATTAACGTTAAAACAATATATCCAAAAGCATCACCCAATATCGGTTGAAAAAGTGTTAGATATTATGCTGCAATTAACATCTGCGGTTGCCCATGCCCATCAAAATCATATTGTTCATCGAGATATAAAACCGCAAAACATATTAATTGATAGAAATGGGAATGTCAAAATTACCGACTTTGGAATTGCTATGGCGTTAAGTGCGACGACGATTACCCAAACCAATTCGGTTTTAGGTTCTGTTCATTATTTATCACCAGAACAAGCCCGCGGGGGAATGGCAACGAAAAAGTCCGATATTTATTCTTTAGGAATTGTCATGTTCGAGTTGTTAACCGGTCGGTTACCGTTTTCTGGGGAATCTGCCGTTTCTATTGCGTTAAAACATTTGCAATCGAACATTCCTTCACCACGAAGATGGAATGAAAGCATTCCACAAAGTGTAGAAAATATCGTCATACGAGCGACGGCAAAAGATCCATTTCAACGCTATGAAAGTGCAGAAGAAATGGCCGAGGATTTGCGTACGGCATTAGAACCGGAACGTCTCAATGAACCGAAATTTATCATTCCCGAAGATGAAGAAGCAACAAAGGCAATACCGATTATTTCGAGTGAAACGACTACCCCTTCATTGGATGAGACTATTGTCCATCATAAAAATGGAGAGGGTAAGTTAGGAAAGCAAGAAAAGGCTAAGAAAAAGAAACGGAAAAAATGGCCATGGTTTTTATTCTTCTTTCTAATTGTCTTATCATTATTAGGGGTATTGGCTCTGACCGTTCTTCCTGATTGGCTTGGACCTGATGAAATCGAAGTTCCTGACTTAACTGGAGAGGAATTAGATAATGCTATATCAACCCTCATTTCACTAGGTTTTGAAGTAGGAGATACGACGGAAACTCCAAGCAATGAAATTGAAAAAGGAAAAGTGATAAAGACAGCGCCGAATGCTGGTAAAGTCGTTAAGGAAGGAACGGTAGTAGATTTATTTATAAGTTCAGGTAAAGAAACGATACGATTGGTCGATTTTACAGGCCGTTCGTACGAGCAAGTTGAAACGTTTTTAAAGAGTCAAGGGTTTCGGTCTGTTACGAAAAAAGAAGTTCATCATCATCAACCAGAAGGAACGATTGTTGGGCAATCACCAGAACCGAATACGGAAGTCGTACCAGAAGAAACCGATATTGAATTTACTGTGAGCATCGGACCTGAAAAAATTGTTTTAAAAGACTTAACAAACTTTAATTTACAAAATTTAAATGCCTATGCAGAAGCCACTGGCCTAGTTATAAACATTGTGGAAGAAAAGTATGACGATGAAGTCCCAATAGGCTTTGTTATTTCTCAATCACCTGAACCTGGAACTGAGCTGGACAAAGGGGATGAAGTGAAAGTCGTCGTATCTAAAGGAAAAGAAGAAATCCCACCGAAACAAGTTTTTCGAGAAATTACGATTCCTTACGATGCTGAACCACTAGGAACGCCACAAGAAATCCAAATTTTTATTGAGGACATCAATCATAGTATGACAGAACCGTATGAAACGTTTTATATTACTGAAACGGTGAAAAAACGATTGGAATTTTTTATTGCGCCCGGTGAAAAAGCTGGCTTTAAAGTGATTAAAGATCGCAATGTAATCATGGATGAAGTGATTCCGTATCCCGAAGAAGAATAA
- a CDS encoding Asp23/Gls24 family envelope stress response protein, translated as MSIELKTKYGHIDITDEVIATIAGGAAVDCYGIVGMASKKQIKDGLTEILRKENFTRGVVVRHENDEVHIDMYIIVSYGTKISEVAHNVQTKVKYTLDKTVGLAVDSINIYVQGVRVTNP; from the coding sequence ATGTCCATTGAATTAAAAACAAAATACGGTCATATCGATATTACGGATGAAGTAATTGCTACTATTGCAGGAGGCGCAGCGGTCGATTGCTACGGCATTGTCGGTATGGCTTCAAAAAAACAAATCAAAGATGGCTTGACGGAAATCTTGAGAAAAGAAAATTTTACTCGTGGTGTAGTTGTACGTCATGAAAACGATGAAGTACATATTGATATGTATATCATCGTTAGTTACGGAACGAAAATTTCTGAGGTTGCACATAATGTGCAGACAAAGGTAAAATACACGCTGGATAAAACCGTCGGATTAGCGGTGGATTCTATTAATATATATGTGCAAGGAGTTCGAGTAACGAACCCGT